TGGCTTGGGACCTGGAAAAAGCTGGACCATAACCCGCAAGTGGACGAAGTGATTCGTAATCTGCCCATCCGTAATCCGATTATCTGGTTAACCGAAACCTTATGAAAACAACTAGACTATTTCTTGCTCTACTTTTTACGACACTTCTGCTACCGGGCTTTGTGCCGGATACGCTGATCAAATCACTTTTCCGGGATGCGGAACAGCAGACCCGGCTGATGCTGGCGGAGGTTGCTAAAACAACTCAGGAATCGGCCAATAAGAAACCAGCTCTGGTATCGCCACGGACGCTGGACAAAGCCGGTGCCTTGCAACTTGTACCTGCCCGCGACTGGACGAGTGGTTTCTTTCCGGGTGAACTCTGGTATCTTTATGAATACACTGGTCAGCGCGAATGGGCTGAATTGGCCCGGCGGTACACGGCCAATCTGGAAAGTGAAAAAATGAACGCTGGAACGCACGATATGGGTTTTAAGCTGTATTGCAGCTATGGCAATGGTTACCGACTGACCGGCGAGACAAACGACAAAACTGTTATTATTCAGGGTGCCCGGACGCTCATAAAGCGGTTCAAACCAACGGCCGGAATCATCCGTTCCTGGGATCACCATAAGGATGTCTGGCAATGTCCGGTCATTATCGACAACATGATGAATCTGGAACTGCTGTTTGCTGCCACACGCCTTACGGGCGATTCTACCTTTTATAAAATCGCCGTAACCCACGCCAAAACAACGATCAAAAACCATTATCGGCCCGACAACAGTTCGTACCATGTGGTTGATTATGACACCCTAACCGGGAAGGTGATCAGGAAAAATACGCACCAGGGCTATAGCGACGAATCGGCCTGGTCGAGGGGGCAGGCTTGGGGGTTATACGGCTACACGATGTGCTACCGCGAAACGAAAGATCCGCAATTTTTGAAACAGGCCGAAGCCATTGCCCGCTACATGCTCAGCCACCCGCATATGCCTGCCGACCTGGTGCCTTATTATGATTTCGATGCACCGGGTATTCCGTCTGAACCCCGCGATGTATCGGCGGCTACTATCATGGCTTCAGCCTTGTATGAACTAAGTACGTATGTGCCCAAAGCGTCGTATCGCGCCAAAGCAGACCAGGTGATCGCCAGTCTCGCAAAGAACTATCGATCACCAATGGGACAAAATCACGGCTTTTTG
This window of the Spirosoma aerolatum genome carries:
- a CDS encoding glycoside hydrolase family 88 protein, whose protein sequence is MKTTRLFLALLFTTLLLPGFVPDTLIKSLFRDAEQQTRLMLAEVAKTTQESANKKPALVSPRTLDKAGALQLVPARDWTSGFFPGELWYLYEYTGQREWAELARRYTANLESEKMNAGTHDMGFKLYCSYGNGYRLTGETNDKTVIIQGARTLIKRFKPTAGIIRSWDHHKDVWQCPVIIDNMMNLELLFAATRLTGDSTFYKIAVTHAKTTIKNHYRPDNSSYHVVDYDTLTGKVIRKNTHQGYSDESAWSRGQAWGLYGYTMCYRETKDPQFLKQAEAIARYMLSHPHMPADLVPYYDFDAPGIPSEPRDVSAATIMASALYELSTYVPKASYRAKADQVIASLAKNYRSPMGQNHGFLLAHSTGSKTSEIDVPLVYADYYFLEALLRSKKLNEKKPLF